Proteins from a genomic interval of Xylocopa sonorina isolate GNS202 chromosome 4, iyXylSono1_principal, whole genome shotgun sequence:
- the LOC143422816 gene encoding galactokinase, translating into MCKQIRLRLSYREMKQAIQLVTLVVGKPNYTSKWCHFKTLSGKIAGKKFKLRMNDANLHVFAEDPRLIRYLKGTLRSFKTKRAYVPGFQIVIASSLPMKRGLGSGSALVVALYTFLERITNIYTGNIVEKTLACHFAQKLAAGTSNARISDVLTSVIGSRGQIFALDVRSLGIDRCHWNAVDVELVLIELASDEKDRLSKCWNADEPRNGEISIVTKMMSRWRTHPIGASMMNLLFSSKCMETSKAVLEEDNRITQMTDAIRKERWDELGTMLTNNSRNMSF; encoded by the exons ATGTGCAAACAAATCCGTCTTCgtttatcttaccgtgaaatgaAACAGGCCATTCAACTCGTCACGTTGGTAGTCGGTAAGCCGAATTACACTAGCAAATGGTGCCACTTCAAAACGCTTTCGGGCAAAATAGCCGGGAAAAAGTTCAAGCTCCGCATGAACGATGCAAATCTCCACGTGTTTGCAGAGGATCCTCGGTTGATACGCTACTTGAAGggaacattgcgaagtttcaagacCAAACGAG CGTACGTTCCCGGATTTCAAATCGTAATTGCCTCGAGCTTGCCAATGAAACGTGGTCTTGGAAGCGGCTCCGCCCTGGTCGTTGCATTGTACACGTTCCTCGAACGTATCACGAATATCTACACAGGGAACATCGTGGAGAAAACGTTGGCTTGCCATTTCGCGCAGAAATTAGCAGCTGGCACTAGTAACGCTCGTATCTCCGATGTGCTGACTTCCGTTATCGGTAGTCGAGGCCAGATTTTCGCACTCGACGTACGATCCCTTGGCATTGATCGATGCCACTGGAACGCCGTTGATGTCGAGCTGGTTCTTATCGAATTAGCCAGCGACGAAAAGGATAGATTATCGAAATGCTGGAATGCGGATGAGCCACGCAACGGGGAAATCTCGATCGTCACGAAGATGATGTCACGATGGCGCACTCATCCTATCGGCGCATCGATGATGAACCTTTTATTTTCGTCAAAATGCATGGAAACGAGTAAGGCCGTGCTTGAGGAAGACAACAGAATAACGCAAATGACTGATGCTATTCGAAAAGAACGATGGGACGAACTGGGTACGATGTTAACGAATAATTCAcgtaatatgtcgttttaa